From the genome of Patescibacteria group bacterium:
CGAAGAAATTTTCCGCTTTTCTTTTGGTAAGATCGAGCCTGATCCCTTCCCGGCGGCAGAAACGGACGGCATCATATAAATATTTTCCTTTCAAGATCGCGGTGCAAAAATAATCAATGGCCGGCGCTCGGAAGGAAAGAAAAGGCTGATCGATTTTTCGGGAGCGCTCCAGGCCGCCGCCGGTTTCGAAATCCCAGCCGGTTTCTCCGTCCTTAAGCAATGACAGAAAGATTTGCCGATCCCAAATCGCCGTTTGCGTGCTGTTGCGATAAGCGGCGCCGCGGCCGATCATCCCGATTTCCTGACTATCGTTAAAAGGCAGGTCTGGTCCGGGACAGGGATAGAGCCGCAGATAGGCAGCCCGGGTTTCCGCGATCAGTTTTAACGCCGCGAAAATCTTTTCAGTAATCACTTTTTTCCGCAAAAAATAATCTTCTTGAAAATAAATGACATAATCTTCGCCGATATTCTTTAATGCCTCGATCAGATTGCCTGACCAGCCCAGATCATTTTTGATTTTGTAAGTCGTCACGCGCGCATCGTTATATTCCCGGCCGTTGCTGATTAAAATAATGCGGAATGGGCAATCCGGCCAATAGCGGAAAAATAAAGTAAAAAAAGGATCCCAGGCGTCGGCATAGGCATCGCAGGAAGAAATAACGATGGCGCAATTTTTATTTTCCATAGCTTGTGTTTGGAGGAAGTTCCGCGGCAAAAATTATTTTTTGATCTGCCAGATTTTCGCTTCCCATGAATTTTTGCTATAAAAGCCGGGGCTGAAAAATTTTTTTACCTCGAATCTACCAAGCAATCCAGCGCCGAATTCGTATTCCATCCTCTCGGAATTATCCAATAAAACATAGCCGTTATTCTTTATTTTCGGCAAAAGATTGCTGATACAGCCGTTGCGGGCGCGGCCGTCAACGATAATCAGGTCAAAGGAATCATCCGGATAGTCATTGATTTTTTCAATATATTTTTGAAAACTTTTGTTCGAAAAATTTTCATCGGAACTTAAATATAGTTTGTTTACTCCGGCCCGGGCTTCTTCCGGCGGACAGCAAGATAGTTCGCAGTTGTTTATTTTGTTTTTTATCAATTTTTCTTTGACCACCTCATACCAAGTCCGGTCATGTTCGACCGAAATTATTTTTTTAACCCGGGCTGAAAAATAAAGCGTCGAGCCGCCGCAGCCGTATTCGAAAATAATCATTTCCTTGCTTAAGTTTTTATCCAGCCATTCCTTGGTGGCGAAGTTCAGCCAGGGCATTCCGCTGTTTAGGGGCGACCGCAAAGTGGCCAGAAGATATTTTAAATATTTAGGATTTTTAAAAATAACCTTGCTAACCAGCAAACGCTCCCAGGCTTTGCTTTTCAGTTCGCTTAACATAAACAATTATCGAGTTTAAAAAAATTATGATTTTTTGTAGAGGATGGCAAAGATCAGCCAGCTTAACGCTTCGGAAAAAACAATGGCCGCAACCATCCCCCAGATCCCGAAAAACGGCAATAAGGCGAAAAATAAGATTATTTTTAGCGCCGGAATCAAGGTATTGGCGATATATAATTCTTTTTTCTTGGTCTGGGCGGTAAGCGCCAAGGAAAAAAGCGATTTGGGCTGGAAGAGCAGGGTGAGCGATAAAATTTGCGTATAAATCACCGCCGGCGCGTATTGGGGCAAAAGAATTTTAAAAATAAAAGGCGCGGCCAAGATATAAACGGCGACGAGCGGCAGGATGAGCAAGGTCAATCTGGCCACTTTTTTGGGAATGATCCTCTTCAGGTCAAGCTCGGATTTTTCTCCTACTTTAGGCATGGCCAGGGAATTGATATTGCCCATGATGAAATCCTGCATTTTGGAAATCGGAGTGATAGCAAAGGCGTAAATTGCCGCCGGAGCGGCGCCGAGCCATTGAAAAACCAAAATATTGTCAATTTGCGAAGAGACAATGCCCAAGACATTCATTATGGTTAAGTGCTTGCCGAATCCGATCACGGCCGAATCTTTTTCTTTATTCGGCGGAAACAGCCGCCAGTATTTGATGATGAAATAAATCCTGATCAGCATTCTTGGCACGTAAAAAGCCAGAATTATCAGGGGAACGCTCTTGGTAAAGAACAGGGCGATAATGATAAGACTGGAACAGATTATTTTTTCGGCAATATTGTTCGAGCTGTAATGTTTGAATTGTTTTTTGCCGAGCAAGAATGAGTTGTAAAGATAAAGAGCCTCGACAATCGGCAAGAAGACGCCGACCATGGCAAAGCTCAATCCTAAAACAGAATTTCCGTGCCAAAAATAATAAACGGAAAAAGACAGCGAAACCAAGGTAGCGATCAAGCCGAATTTCAACTTGCTTTTAAAAGCGTCAAAATACGAGCCCTCGCGTCCGGCCGCGACGGAGAAAGTGAGCGCCGTATCGACGCCCGGAAGATTGAAGATTGAAAACATCGCCGCCACGGACAGGATATATTGGTAAATGCCATAGCTTTCCCGGCTAAGCAGATTGGCAAAAGCAATGATCGAGACAGCGCCCAGGGCGTTGAAAGTTATTTTTTCAAAGGTAATCCAAAAACCGCCCTTGGCGGCGTAGATCATGTCCGTCTTGGTCCAGCGTTGCGACCAGATCAGCAGAGATTTTAATTTTTGTTTAATTGGTAAAGGCATTTTAGGACGATAAGAAGATGCTCTGTTGTCCGAACTGGTCAAGCTAACTAAGCATTAGCTTGATGTTTTTTTCTAGTTCTTCAGCGTTGACAATGAGGTTATTTTTATGGTTATCTTTTTTGGATAATGAGAAAGAATATCCGCAGACCTGATAATAGTAGCGGAGGTTGACTTTTTGCGCCAAAGAAAAAAAACAATAGAATGGGTTTTGTCCGCCGCCCAATTCCAAAATTTTTCCGCCTTCGCCCATAAAAATCAAGTTAGCAAGACCGGCGCCATGATTGCTGGTGAGATATCGGGCGTTCTGGCAGATGCTGATTTGATCTTCCCATTTATAATTTTCCAAAATTATTTTTTTGAAGCCGTATTTTGAGAAGATTGGCAGTATTTCCCGTTCATTTTTAATTTTTCTTCTTCTGGCCTTTTGCCGGCTGAGATAAATTTTATCGCCAAGATTCAATCGCTGACCGGTTTGGTAATTTTTTAGCTTCTTGATTAATTTTTGCATTATTTCCGGATCATAATTTCCCGAAGGGGCTAAGTGGTTGGGGACAATTAATTTTTTGATTAATAAAATTTCGCCGTTTTCCACCCAGCGGATATTCTTAATGCCGAAAATTTTGAGACTTTCCGCAACATAACCAATTTTTTTATATTTTGCCGGCAAGACGATTAAGGTTTGATCGATGTATTTTTCTGCCGTTATCAGGCGCGGCAAAGCGTCTAAAAGCCAGTGGAAATAACCGATACTCCAAGTATCCGTAAAACAAAGGCAGGGTTCGGTAATGATTATTTTTTTCTTGAAAAACATGCTGGTTAATAAAAAAGGATCAGCTAAAAATTTTTTCCATCCCAGATATCTTTTTGTAATGTTAAAATTTACGCGAGGAAATTTAAAATAATATTCTAGTGTGCCGTTGATGAAAGAAGCAGGAAGTATTTTACCATCTTTAAAGATTATGTTGTCTGAATTAAAAAAAACATCGTTAATTTCTTTTATTTCATGAGGCGGTATGGGGCGGGCAATATTTTTATCAAAACGAAACAGGTCTTTTTCCTTAATATTTTCGGGGAGGGCTTTGTTCATAGATTGCATGGTAAAAAGTATTTTTTTGGTA
Proteins encoded in this window:
- a CDS encoding oligosaccharide flippase family protein, with amino-acid sequence MPLPIKQKLKSLLIWSQRWTKTDMIYAAKGGFWITFEKITFNALGAVSIIAFANLLSRESYGIYQYILSVAAMFSIFNLPGVDTALTFSVAAGREGSYFDAFKSKLKFGLIATLVSLSFSVYYFWHGNSVLGLSFAMVGVFLPIVEALYLYNSFLLGKKQFKHYSSNNIAEKIICSSLIIIALFFTKSVPLIILAFYVPRMLIRIYFIIKYWRLFPPNKEKDSAVIGFGKHLTIMNVLGIVSSQIDNILVFQWLGAAPAAIYAFAITPISKMQDFIMGNINSLAMPKVGEKSELDLKRIIPKKVARLTLLILPLVAVYILAAPFIFKILLPQYAPAVIYTQILSLTLLFQPKSLFSLALTAQTKKKELYIANTLIPALKIILFFALLPFFGIWGMVAAIVFSEALSWLIFAILYKKS
- a CDS encoding glycosyltransferase family 61 protein — translated: MNKALPENIKEKDLFRFDKNIARPIPPHEIKEINDVFFNSDNIIFKDGKILPASFINGTLEYYFKFPRVNFNITKRYLGWKKFLADPFLLTSMFFKKKIIITEPCLCFTDTWSIGYFHWLLDALPRLITAEKYIDQTLIVLPAKYKKIGYVAESLKIFGIKNIRWVENGEILLIKKLIVPNHLAPSGNYDPEIMQKLIKKLKNYQTGQRLNLGDKIYLSRQKARRRKIKNEREILPIFSKYGFKKIILENYKWEDQISICQNARYLTSNHGAGLANLIFMGEGGKILELGGGQNPFYCFFSLAQKVNLRYYYQVCGYSFSLSKKDNHKNNLIVNAEELEKNIKLMLS